A stretch of Neisseria subflava DNA encodes these proteins:
- a CDS encoding DUF3418 domain-containing protein translates to MQNMKNQVRGSGMDARSNPANVSDGLQNSSGHIGANTRYRLTKLGEQMARLPIDPKIARILLAAKKHDCMAEILVIASALSIQDPRERPLEARDAAAKAHERFTDKQSDFLAYLNIWDSFQRERDKGLSNKQLVQWCRQYFLSHLRMREWRELHHQLAQTAIEMGLTTKEAAFRQPPTQEQLRPSESQGDQDLAAKLKQKQLDKKQHRAQIRAAKEAGYEQIHRALLTGLIANVGMKSPDGNDYTGARGSRFHLFPASALFKAKPKWVMAAELVETTRLYARDVAVIQPEWIEQEAPHLVRYHYFEPHWEQKRGEVVASERVTLYGLTVLPRRPVSYGKVAPEEAREIFIRGALVAQESNLQTTFFAHNKKLIKEITELEHKSRKQDVLVDDEALFAFYNERLPELVWKDAKGGVWGSEEGGQTQSDKTAGQNGQANQRNAGRVAQATHADSKDASNREREPSSHTRQNVSDGPKPKKQPASQKGRLKPLPLADIRTFEAWLKTAERDNPRLLFLSRDDLMQHAAAHITEEQFPKFWQTADGKFKLSYRFEPHHPLDGVTMTVPLTVLNRLHAPSLEWLVPGMLREKIQLLIKALPKQIRRICVPVPDFITKFLESNPDRQAAIIPQLAHFIAKSAGDMRILEQIDQDAWAAQELPEHCYLNLRIIDDGGQELAGGRKLHELQQQLGQAAAVTFRDNTQEFERDNVTTWDIGTLPESIKFARGKQQLTGYLGLQKEKDGRIALRLFDTTEAVEQAHRQGVIELMKLQLKEQVKDLNKGIQGFTQAAMLLKHINADTLRDDLTQAVCDRAFIGEDELPRNEKAFKEQIKRARSRLPAVKEALSRYLQEIAAAYAELNGKLGKHPLTHLLRLRLQTLLAPGFASHTPWTQWPRLPIYLKAMTLRLEKYSSNPARDAAREADIQELENMWQEKTDSLIKQGLTVSDDLAAFRWQIEELRVSLFAQELKTQYHVSVKRLKNIWSNLPK, encoded by the coding sequence ATGCAAAATATGAAAAACCAAGTACGCGGATCAGGCATGGATGCCCGATCCAATCCAGCCAATGTTTCAGACGGCCTGCAAAACAGTTCGGGCCATATCGGTGCCAACACGCGCTACCGCCTGACCAAGCTCGGCGAACAAATGGCGCGCCTGCCCATCGATCCGAAAATTGCGCGCATTTTGCTGGCGGCGAAGAAACACGACTGTATGGCGGAAATATTGGTGATTGCGTCCGCACTGTCGATTCAAGACCCGCGTGAGCGGCCGCTGGAAGCGCGCGATGCCGCCGCCAAGGCGCATGAGCGCTTTACCGACAAGCAATCCGACTTCCTTGCCTATCTGAACATTTGGGACAGCTTCCAGCGCGAGCGCGACAAGGGTTTGTCCAACAAGCAGCTGGTGCAATGGTGCCGCCAATATTTCCTGTCGCACCTGCGTATGCGCGAATGGCGCGAGCTACACCACCAGCTTGCCCAAACCGCGATTGAAATGGGTTTGACCACCAAAGAAGCCGCGTTTCGACAACCTCCTACCCAAGAGCAATTAAGGCCGTCTGAAAGCCAAGGCGACCAAGATTTGGCGGCCAAACTCAAACAAAAACAACTGGATAAGAAACAACACCGCGCCCAAATCCGTGCCGCCAAAGAAGCCGGCTACGAACAAATCCACCGTGCCCTGCTCACCGGCCTTATCGCCAACGTCGGCATGAAATCGCCCGACGGCAACGACTACACCGGCGCGCGCGGCAGCCGTTTCCACCTTTTCCCCGCCTCCGCCCTGTTCAAAGCCAAACCCAAATGGGTGATGGCGGCAGAATTGGTTGAAACCACGCGCCTTTACGCGCGCGACGTCGCCGTTATCCAGCCCGAATGGATAGAGCAGGAAGCGCCGCACCTCGTCCGCTACCATTATTTCGAGCCACACTGGGAACAAAAACGCGGCGAAGTCGTCGCCAGCGAACGGGTAACGCTTTACGGCCTGACCGTATTGCCGCGCCGCCCCGTGTCTTACGGCAAAGTTGCGCCCGAAGAAGCGCGCGAAATCTTTATCCGCGGCGCATTGGTGGCACAGGAAAGCAATCTTCAGACGACCTTTTTTGCCCACAATAAAAAGCTGATTAAAGAAATTACCGAGCTCGAACACAAATCGCGCAAGCAAGACGTATTGGTCGATGACGAAGCCCTGTTTGCGTTTTATAACGAACGCCTGCCCGAGCTGGTGTGGAAAGACGCGAAAGGCGGCGTTTGGGGAAGCGAAGAGGGTGGACAAACCCAGTCGGACAAGACAGCCGGACAAAACGGACAAGCAAACCAGCGCAACGCAGGGCGTGTGGCGCAAGCCACGCACGCGGATTCCAAAGATGCATCCAACCGCGAGCGTGAACCGAGTTCACACACCCGACAAAATGTTTCAGACGGTCCCAAACCCAAAAAGCAGCCTGCATCTCAAAAAGGCCGTCTGAAACCTTTGCCCCTTGCCGATATCCGCACTTTTGAAGCCTGGCTCAAAACCGCCGAGCGCGACAATCCGCGTCTGCTGTTCCTCAGCCGCGACGATTTGATGCAACACGCCGCCGCGCACATTACCGAAGAACAGTTCCCCAAATTCTGGCAAACCGCAGACGGCAAGTTCAAACTTTCCTACCGCTTCGAGCCGCACCATCCGCTCGACGGCGTGACCATGACCGTGCCGCTGACCGTCCTCAACCGCCTGCACGCGCCGTCACTCGAATGGCTGGTGCCCGGTATGTTACGCGAAAAAATCCAGCTGCTGATTAAAGCACTGCCGAAGCAAATCCGCCGCATTTGCGTGCCCGTACCTGATTTCATCACCAAATTCCTCGAAAGCAATCCCGACCGCCAAGCGGCCATCATTCCCCAGTTGGCACACTTTATCGCCAAAAGCGCCGGCGATATGCGGATTCTCGAGCAAATCGACCAAGACGCATGGGCGGCGCAAGAATTGCCCGAACACTGCTATCTGAATCTGCGCATTATCGACGACGGCGGACAAGAGCTTGCCGGCGGCCGCAAACTGCACGAATTGCAACAACAGCTCGGCCAAGCCGCCGCCGTCACCTTCCGCGACAACACCCAAGAATTTGAGCGCGACAACGTGACCACATGGGACATCGGCACCCTGCCCGAATCCATCAAATTCGCACGCGGCAAACAACAGCTTACCGGCTACCTCGGTCTGCAAAAAGAAAAAGACGGCCGCATCGCCCTGCGCCTGTTTGATACCACAGAAGCCGTAGAGCAGGCACACCGTCAAGGTGTCATTGAATTGATGAAGCTGCAATTAAAAGAGCAGGTAAAAGATTTGAACAAAGGCATCCAAGGCTTCACCCAAGCCGCCATGCTGCTCAAACACATCAACGCCGACACCCTGCGCGACGACCTTACACAGGCCGTCTGCGACCGCGCCTTTATCGGCGAAGACGAGCTGCCGCGCAACGAAAAAGCCTTTAAAGAACAAATCAAACGCGCCCGCAGCCGCCTGCCCGCCGTCAAAGAAGCCCTCAGCCGCTACTTGCAGGAAATCGCAGCCGCCTACGCCGAACTCAACGGCAAACTCGGCAAACATCCATTGACCCACCTCCTAAGACTACGCCTGCAAACCCTGCTTGCCCCCGGCTTCGCCAGCCATACCCCATGGACACAATGGCCGCGCCTCCCCATCTACCTCAAAGCCATGACCCTGCGCCTCGAAAAATACAGCAGCAACCCCGCCCGCGACGCAGCCCGCGAAGCCGATATTCAAGAGCTGGAAAATATGTGGCAAGAAAAAACAGATAGCTTGATAAAACAAGGATTAACCGTTTCAGACGACCTCGCTGCGTTTCGTTGGCAGATTGAGGAACTTCGGGTATCATTATTCGCTCAGGAATTGAAAACACAATATCACGTTTCAGTTAAAAGATTAAAAAACATTTGGTCAAATCTTCCCAAGTAA
- the lpt3 gene encoding lipooligosaccharide phosphoethanolamine transferase → MMKKSLFTLVLYSSLLTASEIAYRFVFGIETLPVAKMAETFALTFVIAALYLFARYKATRLLIAVFFAFSIIANNVHYAVYQSWMTGINYWLMLKEVTEVGSAGASMLDKLWLPVLWGVLEVVLFCSLAKFRRKTHFAADILFIAAMLLIFGRSFSTTQEHGISPKPTYSRIKANYFSFGYFVGRVLPYQLFDLSKIPVFKQPAPSKIGQGSVQNIVLIMGESESAAHLKLFGYGRETSPFLTQLSQAEFKPIVKQSYSAALMTAVSLPSFFNAIPHANGYEQISSGDTNMFRLAKEQGYETYFYSAQAENEMAILNLIGKKWIDHLIQPTQLGYGNGDNMPDEKLLPLFDKINLQQGKHFIVLHQRGSHVPYGALLQPQDKVFGEANIVDKYDNTIHKTDQMIQTVFEQLQKQPDGNWLFAYTSDHGQYVRQDTYNQGTVQPDSYLVPLVLYSPDKAVQQAANQAFAPCEIAFHQQLSTFLIHTLGYDMPVSGCREGSVTGNLITGDAGSLNIRDGKAEYVYPQ, encoded by the coding sequence ATGATGAAAAAATCTTTATTCACGCTTGTTCTGTATTCGTCTTTACTTACTGCCAGCGAAATTGCCTATCGCTTTGTATTTGGGATTGAAACCCTGCCGGTTGCGAAAATGGCGGAAACGTTTGCGCTGACATTTGTGATTGCTGCGCTGTATCTGTTTGCGCGGTATAAGGCGACGCGTTTGTTGATTGCGGTATTTTTTGCGTTCAGTATTATTGCCAACAATGTGCATTATGCGGTTTATCAAAGTTGGATGACGGGCATTAATTATTGGCTGATGCTGAAAGAGGTTACCGAAGTCGGCAGCGCGGGCGCGTCGATGTTGGATAAGTTGTGGCTGCCTGTGTTGTGGGGCGTGTTGGAAGTCGTGTTGTTTTGCAGCCTTGCCAAGTTCCGCCGTAAGACGCATTTTGCCGCCGATATTTTATTTATTGCGGCGATGTTGCTGATTTTTGGACGCTCATTCAGTACAACGCAGGAACACGGTATTTCGCCCAAACCGACATACAGCCGTATCAAAGCCAATTATTTCAGCTTCGGTTATTTTGTCGGGCGCGTGTTGCCGTATCAGTTGTTTGATTTAAGCAAGATTCCTGTGTTCAAACAGCCAGCGCCAAGCAAAATCGGGCAGGGCAGTGTTCAAAATATCGTCCTGATTATGGGCGAAAGCGAAAGCGCGGCGCATTTGAAATTGTTTGGCTACGGACGCGAAACTTCGCCGTTTTTGACCCAGCTTTCGCAAGCCGAATTTAAGCCGATTGTGAAGCAAAGCTATTCCGCCGCTTTGATGACGGCTGTGTCCCTGCCCAGCTTTTTCAATGCGATACCGCATGCCAACGGCTATGAGCAAATCAGCAGCGGCGATACCAATATGTTCCGCCTCGCCAAAGAGCAGGGTTATGAAACGTATTTTTACAGCGCGCAGGCGGAAAACGAGATGGCGATTTTGAACTTAATCGGTAAGAAATGGATAGACCATCTGATTCAGCCGACGCAGCTTGGCTATGGCAACGGCGACAATATGCCTGATGAGAAGCTGCTGCCGCTGTTCGACAAAATCAATTTGCAGCAGGGCAAGCATTTTATTGTGTTGCACCAACGCGGTTCGCATGTCCCATACGGCGCATTGTTGCAGCCTCAAGATAAAGTTTTCGGCGAAGCCAATATTGTGGATAAGTACGACAACACCATCCATAAAACCGACCAAATGATTCAAACCGTATTCGAGCAGCTGCAAAAGCAGCCTGACGGCAACTGGCTGTTTGCCTATACCTCTGATCATGGCCAGTATGTGCGCCAGGATACCTACAATCAAGGTACAGTGCAGCCCGACAGCTATCTCGTGCCGCTGGTGTTGTACAGCCCGGATAAGGCCGTGCAACAGGCTGCCAACCAGGCTTTTGCGCCTTGCGAGATTGCCTTCCATCAGCAGCTTTCAACGTTCCTGATTCACACGCTGGGCTACGATATGCCGGTTTCAGGTTGTCGCGAAGGCTCGGTAACGGGCAATCTGATTACAGGTGATGCAGGCAGCTTGAACATTCGCGACGGCAAGGCGGAATATGTTTATCCGCAATAA
- the hrpA gene encoding ATP-dependent RNA helicase HrpA, producing the protein MPQPDFAQTLSKDRHFLRSAFKNPNKYGGLAKVEEKYKKSHDLYLQRLSKLPKPEFDNTLPVHEKLDEIKKAIAENQVTIICGETGSGKTTQLPKICLELGRGAAGLIGHTQPRRLAARSVAERIAEELKSEIGSAVGYKVRFTDHTSRDACVKLMTDGILLAETQTDRYLAAYDTIIIDEAHERSLNIDFLLGYLKQLLPRRPDLKVIITSATIDAERFSQHFNGAPVLEVSGRTYPVEILYRPLTSKDEDDAEVELTDAIVDAADELARYGEGDILVFLPGEREIREAAEALRKSTLRRNDEILPLFARLSHAEQHKIFHPSGAKRRIVLATNVAETSLTVPGIKYVIDTGLARVKRYSARAKVEQLHVEKISQAAARQRSGRCGRVSAGVCIRLFSEEDFNSRPEFTDPEIVRSNLAAVILRMASLNLGDVAAFPFLEMPDSRYINDGFQVLLELGAVEAV; encoded by the coding sequence ATGCCGCAACCCGATTTCGCCCAAACTCTCTCCAAAGACCGCCATTTTCTGCGATCTGCCTTTAAAAACCCCAATAAATACGGCGGCTTGGCCAAGGTTGAGGAAAAATACAAAAAATCGCACGACCTCTATCTGCAACGCCTGTCCAAACTGCCCAAGCCCGAATTCGACAACACGCTGCCCGTTCACGAAAAACTCGACGAAATCAAAAAAGCCATTGCTGAAAATCAGGTAACGATTATTTGCGGCGAAACCGGTTCGGGCAAAACCACGCAGTTGCCCAAGATTTGTTTGGAACTCGGGCGCGGGGCGGCGGGGCTGATCGGGCATACCCAGCCGCGCCGTTTGGCCGCGCGCTCCGTAGCAGAGCGGATTGCCGAAGAGCTGAAATCCGAAATTGGCAGTGCAGTCGGCTATAAAGTGCGCTTTACCGACCACACCTCGCGCGATGCCTGTGTCAAGCTGATGACCGACGGCATCCTGTTGGCAGAAACCCAGACCGACCGTTATCTCGCCGCCTACGACACGATTATCATCGACGAAGCGCACGAACGTAGCCTGAACATCGACTTCCTCTTGGGCTACCTGAAACAACTGCTGCCGCGCCGACCCGATTTGAAAGTCATCATCACCTCGGCAACCATAGACGCAGAACGCTTCTCCCAACACTTCAACGGCGCGCCCGTGTTGGAAGTGAGCGGACGCACCTATCCCGTCGAAATCCTCTACCGCCCGCTGACCAGCAAAGACGAAGACGACGCAGAAGTCGAGCTGACCGACGCGATTGTCGATGCGGCGGACGAATTGGCACGCTACGGCGAAGGCGATATTTTGGTGTTCCTGCCGGGCGAGCGCGAAATCCGCGAAGCCGCCGAAGCCTTGCGCAAATCCACGCTGCGCCGCAACGACGAAATCCTACCCCTGTTCGCACGCCTGTCGCACGCCGAGCAGCACAAAATCTTCCACCCTTCAGGCGCGAAACGCCGCATCGTGTTAGCAACCAACGTCGCCGAAACTTCGCTCACCGTGCCGGGCATCAAATACGTCATCGACACCGGCCTCGCGCGCGTCAAACGCTATTCCGCGCGGGCGAAGGTGGAACAGCTTCATGTCGAAAAAATCTCCCAAGCCGCCGCCCGCCAACGCTCCGGCCGCTGCGGCCGCGTCTCCGCAGGCGTATGTATCCGACTGTTTTCAGAAGAAGATTTCAACAGCCGCCCCGAATTCACCGACCCTGAAATCGTCCGCAGCAACCTCGCCGCCGTCATCCTACGCATGGCATCACTGAACTTGGGCGACGTAGCAGCATTCCCATTTTTAGAAATGCCCGACTCGCGGTATATCAATGACGGTTTTCAGGTATTGCTGGAATTGGGGGCGGTGGAGGCCGTCTGA
- the rsfS gene encoding ribosome silencing factor: protein MNEQELQDLQKMVEVAVNALEDIKAKDISVLETQDKTSLFARMIIASGDSTRQVKALANNVAVDLKEAGFEILSTEGDSGEWTLVDAGDLVVHVMLPAVRDFYDIDTLWGGEKPSFHAGMQKPWHAAD from the coding sequence ATGAACGAACAAGAATTGCAAGACCTGCAAAAAATGGTCGAAGTGGCCGTAAACGCCCTCGAAGACATCAAAGCCAAAGACATCTCTGTTTTGGAAACCCAAGACAAAACCTCCCTGTTCGCCCGCATGATTATTGCCAGCGGCGACAGCACACGCCAAGTCAAAGCACTGGCGAACAACGTTGCCGTCGATTTGAAAGAAGCCGGTTTCGAAATCCTCAGCACCGAAGGCGACAGCGGCGAATGGACGCTCGTCGACGCAGGCGACCTCGTTGTCCACGTCATGCTCCCTGCCGTGCGCGACTTCTACGACATCGACACCTTGTGGGGCGGAGAAAAACCGAGTTTCCACGCCGGTATGCAAAAACCTTGGCACGCCGCCGACTAA
- the nadD gene encoding nicotinate-nucleotide adenylyltransferase: MKNIGLFGGTFDPIHNGHLHIARAFADEIGLDLVVFLPAGDPYHKDSTRTPAKERLNMVELAIADEPKFAASDCDIVRDGATYTFDTVQIFRQQFPGAQLWWLMGSDSLMQLHTWKKWQTLVRQTHIAIAMRQGDNLNKTPRELHAWLGEALQNGSVRILNAPLHNTSSTQIRANLAKTHHSDGLPQPVAQYIRQHKLYEK, translated from the coding sequence ATGAAAAACATCGGATTATTCGGCGGCACGTTTGACCCCATCCACAACGGCCACCTCCACATCGCCCGCGCCTTCGCCGACGAAATCGGTTTGGACCTTGTCGTCTTCCTGCCGGCAGGCGACCCGTACCACAAAGACAGCACGCGCACGCCGGCGAAAGAGCGCCTCAATATGGTCGAACTCGCCATCGCCGACGAGCCGAAATTCGCTGCCAGCGACTGCGACATCGTCCGCGACGGCGCGACTTATACGTTTGACACCGTCCAAATCTTCCGCCAGCAGTTTCCCGGCGCGCAACTGTGGTGGCTGATGGGCAGCGACAGCCTGATGCAGCTGCACACATGGAAAAAATGGCAAACCCTCGTGCGCCAGACCCATATCGCCATCGCCATGCGCCAGGGCGACAACCTCAACAAAACCCCGCGCGAATTGCACGCATGGCTCGGCGAAGCCCTGCAAAACGGCAGCGTCCGCATCCTCAACGCGCCGTTGCACAACACCAGCTCCACCCAAATCCGTGCCAATCTCGCCAAAACGCACCATTCAGACGGCCTGCCGCAACCCGTCGCCCAGTACATCCGCCAACACAAACTCTATGAAAAATAG
- a CDS encoding beta-class carbonic anhydrase: MSELTDILSYNQHFVESGEYEKYFTNKYPGRELAILSCMDARIIELLPNALGLKNGDAKLIKNAGALVTHPWGSVMRSLLVAVFELKVKEIMVIAHHDCGMRGLHAEEFLQRVHDSNIPDDRIETLRNAGIDLDGWLTGFDNVEDSVRHTVELIRKHPLMPDNIAIHGLVIHPTTGKLNLIVDGSQPASDGQNI; this comes from the coding sequence ATGAGTGAATTGACTGATATTCTTTCCTACAACCAACATTTCGTTGAATCGGGAGAGTACGAAAAATATTTCACCAACAAATACCCCGGCCGCGAGCTGGCCATTCTTTCCTGCATGGACGCACGCATTATTGAATTGTTGCCCAATGCTTTAGGCTTGAAAAACGGCGATGCCAAGCTCATCAAAAACGCCGGCGCGCTGGTGACCCACCCTTGGGGTTCGGTGATGCGCAGTTTGTTGGTGGCCGTATTTGAACTCAAAGTCAAAGAAATCATGGTCATTGCCCACCACGACTGCGGTATGCGCGGACTGCATGCCGAGGAATTCCTCCAACGCGTACACGACAGCAATATCCCCGACGACCGTATCGAAACCCTGCGCAATGCCGGTATCGATTTGGACGGCTGGCTGACCGGTTTTGACAACGTCGAAGACAGCGTGCGCCATACCGTCGAGCTGATTCGCAAACATCCGCTGATGCCCGACAACATCGCCATCCACGGCCTGGTCATCCACCCGACCACAGGCAAGCTCAACCTGATTGTTGACGGCAGCCAGCCTGCTTCAGACGGCCAAAACATTTAA
- a CDS encoding NUDIX hydrolase — translation MSQSFRFEQVFTLDVHDALWDWAQTSYGASDDWCILYLNGLPLGRLNPLWRERLGQDWTGRQSILSDGLNLETDSWAQVGDSLQTLAQQWRDCGWLKGWRGEKFDICDQSGKPLCALERAAFRPFGLMSQAVHLNGLVETKDGLRFWIGRRSPHKAVDPNKLDNLTGGGISSGERPSEAVCREGEEEAGIPASLTPHIRPTAQIYSLRPVNRGVHNEILYIFDIVLPEGFQPANQDGEVAGFELMDIPTLLDAMLGGHMMHDAQLVTIEACRRYGLIDPKHPLSAWLDSIRCRPHF, via the coding sequence ATGTCTCAGTCTTTCCGTTTTGAACAGGTATTCACCCTCGATGTCCACGACGCATTGTGGGATTGGGCGCAGACAAGCTATGGCGCATCCGACGATTGGTGCATTCTGTATCTCAACGGCCTGCCTTTAGGCCGTCTGAACCCGTTATGGCGCGAACGCCTCGGGCAAGATTGGACAGGCAGGCAGTCAATCCTTTCAGATGGCCTGAATTTGGAAACCGACAGCTGGGCTCAGGTGGGCGATAGTTTGCAAACGCTGGCGCAACAATGGCGCGATTGCGGTTGGCTCAAAGGTTGGCGCGGTGAAAAGTTTGACATCTGCGACCAGTCGGGCAAGCCTTTATGCGCACTCGAACGCGCCGCCTTTCGTCCGTTCGGCCTGATGAGTCAGGCAGTGCATTTGAACGGATTGGTCGAAACAAAAGACGGTCTGCGCTTTTGGATAGGCCGCCGCAGTCCGCACAAAGCCGTCGATCCGAACAAACTCGACAACCTGACCGGCGGCGGCATCAGCAGCGGCGAGAGGCCGTCTGAAGCCGTCTGCCGCGAGGGCGAAGAAGAAGCAGGCATTCCCGCTTCGTTAACACCCCATATCCGACCGACCGCCCAAATATATAGTTTGCGCCCCGTTAATCGCGGTGTCCACAACGAAATCCTGTATATCTTCGACATCGTCCTGCCCGAAGGCTTCCAACCCGCCAACCAAGACGGCGAAGTCGCCGGTTTTGAACTGATGGACATCCCCACCCTGCTCGATGCCATGTTGGGCGGACACATGATGCACGATGCCCAGCTGGTCACGATCGAAGCCTGCCGGCGATACGGCCTGATCGACCCTAAACATCCGCTGTCCGCATGGCTCGACAGCATCCGTTGCCGACCCCATTTTTAA
- a CDS encoding ABC transporter ATP-binding protein: MLQLKNINKRFGSKTVAQDINLNVEAGEILAVLGRSGCGKSTLLKTIVGLVRPDSGEVWLNGDNITDMPSEKRNISLMFQDYALLPHLTALDNVGFGLKMRRLPKAEIEEQSMQALRDIGLEHEAQRKPESLSGGEQQRLALARALITRPSLLLLDEAFSSLDTHLRHHLRTLTAERIRSQNIPAILVTHSAEEACTMADTIAIMHEGRILQHGTPETLIRRPVNAQAALLLGLANTGDTRYIPQHAIRFDPNGTAVRISESVPLAEGTRLTLAHPQYGDLIWYPHADHDTDKPQTGQEIRISVDENQIVWFD, encoded by the coding sequence ATGTTGCAACTCAAAAACATCAACAAACGCTTCGGCAGCAAAACCGTTGCCCAAGACATTAATCTAAACGTCGAAGCAGGCGAAATCCTCGCCGTACTCGGCCGCTCCGGCTGCGGCAAATCCACCCTACTCAAAACCATCGTCGGCCTGGTGCGTCCTGACAGCGGCGAAGTCTGGCTCAACGGCGACAACATCACCGACATGCCGTCTGAAAAACGCAATATCTCGCTGATGTTTCAAGACTACGCCCTTTTGCCGCATTTAACCGCCCTCGACAACGTCGGCTTCGGCCTCAAAATGCGCCGTCTGCCCAAAGCCGAAATCGAAGAACAATCCATGCAGGCCTTGCGCGACATCGGTTTGGAACACGAAGCGCAACGCAAACCCGAAAGCCTCTCCGGCGGCGAACAGCAACGCCTCGCCCTCGCACGCGCCCTCATCACGCGCCCGTCGCTGTTGCTCTTGGACGAAGCCTTCTCCAGCCTCGACACCCACCTGCGCCACCACCTGCGCACCCTGACCGCCGAACGCATCCGCAGTCAAAACATCCCCGCCATCCTCGTGACCCACTCCGCCGAGGAAGCCTGCACCATGGCCGACACCATCGCCATCATGCACGAAGGCCGCATCCTCCAACACGGCACGCCGGAAACCCTTATCCGCCGCCCCGTCAACGCCCAAGCCGCCCTGCTGCTCGGTTTGGCCAACACCGGCGACACACGCTACATTCCCCAACATGCCATCCGATTCGACCCAAACGGCACGGCTGTCCGCATCAGCGAATCTGTCCCCCTCGCCGAAGGCACACGTCTCACCCTCGCCCATCCGCAATACGGCGATTTGATTTGGTATCCCCATGCCGACCACGATACGGACAAACCGCAAACCGGACAGGAAATCCGCATCAGCGTGGATGAAAATCAGATTGTTTGGTTTGATTGA